TTCGTAatgttgtttcctttctgtttgcagaagtATTGTCAGCCATCCTTAGTGTATTGCTGGTCTATATCCTTATGGCATTCCTCTTGTATGAAGCTGTTCAAAGAACTATCCATATGGACTATGAAATAAATGGCGATATCATGCTGATTACAGCAGCCGTTGGTGTTGCAGTTAACTTAATGTAAGACCTCACTTTCTCTCCATTAACACTCATAAATGTGTTTCTGAATAAGCTGCTAATTCATTCATGGCCTGTAACTTTATCATGGGGTGTAATTTTGCTGGacttcttcattttcatatatAAGACAAGAAATGATGCTGAGTATTACTTTTTCAATTCTTtggtttaaaaaggaaacaaaaagaaaaaaagccacaaacatacaccccccccaacccctaAAGCCTGTTTCTTggagtgtttttcttctttcactttcAGAATGGGTTTTTTGCTGAATCAATCTGGCCACCTGCACTCCCACTCCCATTCCCACCCTCACTCTCACGTACCTCAGTCGACCTCTCCTAAcagagcccacagcagcagccacagccacagcagccttGCCGTGAGAGCAGCATTTGTACATGCCCTGGGGGACCTGGTACAAAGTATTGGTGTGCTCGTAGCTGCCTACATCATACGCTTTAAGGTAAGGCATGGCTAGTCTTTGAGGCAgggtggaatttttttaatttcaactccagtgatgaaattaaaaaggGACTTGTTTTTCTaagtgaataaaaaaagtagattttgaTATTCTAAGCTTCATATATTCacacaaaataagcaaagacTATCTCCATTATCTATTTTGTAACTATGCAAACAAGAAATACTCATGACAGTTGGAGCTAGAGTAGCTGCATTTTCTGAGTCATGTTTTTATAAGTGAGCTTATTTTCATACATGCTTTAACACTTCGGAACTTCCCTTCCAGCCAGAATACAAGATTGCTGATCctatatgtacatatgtattCTCCATACTGGTGGTTTTGACAACAGTTCGAATTCTGTGTGACACAGGAGTTATTATTCTAGAAGGTAAGATCTGTGCGCAGTCAGCAGTACTTTACATGTCAAATACCAATGAGCATTGGCACCTTTTTGACATCATGATCAAATCTTGACAAATCGGTTTGTCTGGAGGCCTGTTTATCCTCCTGTTGCTTTCGTTTGTTGATTCTCGATGGCTTATCTATGTTGCAGCAGTCTTTCAGTGACTGATCTCTGCCACAATGACACAAGTCCTAGCTCTGCTCATACTTTACCAACAAGGGAGGGTAAAGTGAAATGTACAGAACTGTCTTGTGTGTCTGCAGTGGCTACCAGCTAAACTAAGCAAACATTTGCTTAGACTCAGCTGTATACTTTCACTTTAATTACTTGTAAAGTTAAAGTGAAAGTGAATGCATGTAAAATGAGCAAGCAGGCTTAGGCCACATGGATGGGTGGGTGGTTCACGCCTGTCCCATCTTCCCCTTTCCTGCAAGCGCTGTTCTATTACTTGTGTGCCAATAGGGAACATATTACTGTTGCCATAGGGGAAGCTACCAGTAGAGTGGtgtaaaaggaagaagaaaaaaaaaaaaagggaacaaaatagCAGAACGTAAGCTGAAGAATCTTATCTCATGTGGTGACTTAAGAGGGAAAGATGCCGGCAATGTTGTTTGCGTTATTATAGCTAACATGCCAACTATTGGTGCTTGATCTAGCGCTTACACCTTACGAAAGTGAAGATGCTAGGGACGGGAGAAAAATCCTAGGTTTTAGCTGTACCTTCTTAGCTGTCTCTTGAACTATGATTGACTTGACTTCTGTTATGTTAGGAAGTTAAATCAAAGACCTCAACATCTTCAATGTCAACTGCTTTTGctgtcatttgaaaaaaaatctccaacaAAATGGAAGTTCACCAAGAAGGCAAAAATGGTGAAAATTGTGTAAGAAAACTCATTTAGCTCCCAAGGCAATAGCTAAGAtttagctgaagaaaacagctaAGACAAACTAATGGTTTATTAGATTCCATATGTTTTGAGTTGTAGCTGTTTACATAGGTATCCCTGTTGTCATAAAAATATCCAAATTAATCATGTTATTAAAAGCGATGATAGGTAGGCTTTATGTATGCTAGGGAATTTTTACAACTCAAATTCAGGACCTCCAGAGAATGGACTTGCATTTATATTGGAGATTATTGCTACAACATCAAGGTCTTTGGAGTTGTATCAGCTTTCAGTATTAATTTTAACTGAAGTTTCATCATTATACTAGGAATGCTaagttaaaatttaaatgattATCTAATTCAAGCAATGAGATTCAAGCttttaatacagatttataAGGCAGCACAAAAGTCTTATCAATAGCATGATGTAGACATCAAAACTGAAGTCCCAGTTtcctgggaaaaagaaagctgtgcAAATAATACGAGGCAGTTAGCTGTTTATCAGCTAAATAATTTTCGATGGTCTTCACTAGAGGGAAGATTTTGCTTAATGTGAGACAATCCTAGACATTGACCTTTCAAGAGAGGAGTACTGGAACTAGCATAATTTAAAAGACAGTAAGGCATCAGGTTCAGAGAGGAGTTATCCAAAAATTCTGAAGCCATTTGAGAGGCAAGTGGCTGAAGTCCTCATAGTATATATAATCAAACTCCATACAGCTGGAACATAAGCAGTAAAAAGCTATGATAGTAACAAAACTATTCAGAAACACagtttattcagtatttttgtacTAGTTTTTGACCCATGTTGATCATCTAAACTTTTGATTCTGCCCTTTGTACAGCTAAAGGGTGGAGTAGGGATGCTGTGGAGGTGCTGTAGGTGCTGAAAACACTATGTCTAGAAGGACTTGGTTAGTGCAATCATTGATTTGCAAAGATGCCACACTGTAAGACAAAAGTCTTATGTGTTAACCACTGCAGATGGATTAGTATGAGCATTGGAAAGTGACAGCAGTTACCTGAAGAGAGAAGTGTCAGGAGACAGCAGGAGACAGGCCctagctgtattttttttttagattctGACTAAGCTTAGAGTCTGGTCTAAGCAGTTACAGGGAGTTAGAAGCTGCAGTACAGTTGTCTACAGAAATACATTGTTCCAAAGATCTAATGCTAGCTGTTGCCAGAGAGCTGATTCAGGACAGGAAAAATTGCATTTGAGACAACACTGCAATTCCTGTACAACTTCTGTATCTTATGTAGACTTAAATATTAAGTCCATATTAATGGACTTAATATGTCAATTTGCATATTGCTCTCTATTGTTAACTTGGAAGTTACTGATCACTTCCAACAGCACAAATTATCAAGTCATCAAGATCTGTCACAATGTTTTAAAGACCACTGAGAGTTTGCAGaagacagaattaattttatctcATGTTTGGTGTCACAGGAGTTCCAAGGCATTTGAATGTGGATCGCATTAAGGAAGACTTGATGAAAATTGAGGATGTTTATTCTATAGAAGATTTAAATGTTTGGTCTctcactgcaggaaaaacaacTGCCATAGTCCACTTGCAACTAGGTAAGCTGCTGTATAGCAtaaatctaaattaaatctAAGTGTAGAAAAACCCCCAATACTTTCTCTTCATATTATTATTTAAGTTGAACCAGGAAATACCATTCTGGGAAGACAAAAATCTCTACTAACTATGGTTTTGTACAGCAAGATATAGAACCCACTGGCCTAGAAAGACATAGTATAAATGAAAATtgtgcaaagaaaatatattcacaCTGAAACACCCAATACAGATTTTTTGAgtaagagggaagaaaaaaaaattctcctcaGAAATTCCCTTAGGGAATTTGTCCAGGGAAAGACAGAGTGAAGTTCTAATGCGGAACAATCTGACATatgaaaaataagtatgtttTGCCAAAAAGTGTGCTAATTTAGACATCTAACAGTACCATGAATATTAATTCTTAGTAAGAAAGCtcaagttggttttttttaggggTAGTGAGCGGTGTCTGAAATACACAGTTTTATCAAGATGTGATTCTAGTTATAAGATACAGACTTAAAGGTGTAAAATAATATATAGAGTACATAGTGACCACGGAACagtattaaattaataaatgagCATGACCAGAGATTATTCTAGTTGGTAAAACTGTTATAAATTTGAGAACAGCAGGACTGCCCAGGTTTCTTGAAGAGTGAATTCTATTAATTGTTTTCTTGATCTTCCAGTTCCTGGTAGTTCGTCTAAATGGGAAGAAGTTCAGTCCAAGGCCCGACAACTGCTTCTGAGCACGTTTGGAATGTACAAGTGCTCTGTCCAGCTTCAGAGTTACAAACAGGAAATGAACAAAACCTGTTTGAGTTGTCAGAGTTCCAGTGCCTAATTTCGTATGTTTTGGGAACtgctgccttattttttttcttgtagtcAAAGACTGAGAGcaataaatgcaaaatgaaaatgatcaAGTAGAAACCATTAATATGTGGATTTGTGCTATGTAACATGCAGCAGGGAGAACTGGTGCTGCAAAAAGTGCAGTGGTTGCCCTACAGAACATGTATTTCACTCTCTCCCTTGTACTGGTTTATccaatttattattattttgagaCAAAGCTGTTTTCAGATCATTGTTTACAAACTGCAACGTGGCTCTGCAGATACCTCACAAATTACAGTCCAATATTGTCCTTTAATAACTATGTACCACAAAGTACCTGCACTCCAAATGGAGCATCAAGTATTAAGTATTTCAGTTAAGAGTCTCTAATGCTGATCATGCCAGGGTTCCATAATATGTCATGATCCCTGAGTTCATTATACAGTATTTTTGCAATAGTAATTTTCATACAGTTTATTAAACTATAATGCATACAGTGCTAGTGGAATTCTTTTGGAAACTGTCTCTTCGGAGACactgcaaaatacagaatttactGTACCCAGACCAGAAAGTTAGCTTTAATCTGGGCATTCAGAGATCCAGCCAGGAAGATCCTTGCCTGGACTTCTGGTATTTAACTGGAGACCCAACACTGGACCCAAAGTGTTTTAAGCGATCAGTTatctttaatgtattttagaatAGGGTTTATACATTAGAAACaggttatttattttacaaagtttTGACTTGTAAGAtgaatttattattaataatctTGAATGTCTAAACCAACATTTGCTTCACATTAAAAGGCCAGTTGATTAGCATGCATTCTAGTTATAATTAGTAAATGTTCTGTAATTGATCATTTATCCATGATTGTTTTGTTCTAAAAGTCAAATGATAGAAACTATGCTTGACGTGGAGATAGTCTCAAATACAATCTACAGACATGCAAAATACGTGAATCTAACAGGAAAGTGAGGAGGAGTTTCAAGTATCTATATTCTCTGTCACAGATCCCTGACCTTCTCATCTTTGCTTTAAGCACAGTATGGCAGTATCCTGACAGGAATGTCACTGCAAGAGATAGCAGTCCCCACTACTTAGCTTTATGAATAAAGCAAAATCCAAGCAAGCTCAGTAACCTAATGGTGTTGGACAACATTATCGTAACAACCTACGGAGGTAGAAGAAAGTCCTTTTCTTATTTACCAAGGGATGAGGTGATTTGAAAAGACTATTTATTCATCCAGACATCTCAAAGTCCACAAACTGAATTGCTTAGCTTCATGGTGGAACCCCTGTACTTCGAATGTACACGGGATAATAAAACCTGACACTAAGCTATTGTGCACCTCCAAGCTCAGATTTACGCCTGCTTCTGAAGTCATTGCATCGGAGAAGCTAAGGGCAACAAGAATATGACGTGCAAAGTTCAGAAGATGGGAAGAACTTGGcttcagatattttttgctTATTCTGTACTTTGATCTTTATGCAGAACTTCCACTGACATCAAAAGTAGTTCTCTGTGTGgatcagaaaagaaattttttgcCCAATAATGGATATTGTGATACTCAGCTGTGAATACTTAAGCTATTGTCTGTTTTGAAACTTGCTAGGGTTTCACATATTCATCAGGCTGATTTGTACCTGCAGTTGCTGATAACaatctttgcttcttttctccccttttttgAGGTAGGGGTCACATAATGAATTTTTGCTGGTGAAAACTGACAGCACAGTATTCATTTGAACAAAGCGCACGTAACACTGGATTATGTTTGTTCTGGCAAGAAATGGGAAGCATCGGAGCACATACAGCCCAGAGGCGAAGTAGCACTGTACTTGAGAAGTTAATGCTTCAGTACAAACACTGTCATTAATTAAGCCATATCACAGTTCATGAAAAATGTGCATCCCATACTTACAaacttcctggaaaaaaaataccacaaacaaGTAACAGGTATTTTGCACATACTAATACTCAAATAGGCTTTAATTAAATTGGGGTTTACAGTCAATGTAATTAGAAGTTGGAGTACAGTAGATGTATTGTATTTGGagttttttaataatttactaCACATTTgtttaattgaagaaaaaagcagaagtgtgtTGCTTTATTGTGGGTTTTATTAAATCAATTATTAAAGTTCCCATTGTTGTcttataaaacatttatttgtacTTCTGTCTCTTGTCATCATCTTTGATTCTTACAGCAGCTGTTTTTTGAGATGTCTGATCACTCAAGCTTAACTCAGTTTGGAGATGCTATATATAGAATGACCTATGTCTCCCTCTTTAGTCTGAACAATTTAAGTCTTGTTATTTCCCGTGTGGTAATTGCACTTTATAAAATACAGGCTCACAAAGTATGGTGAAGGATCAGCCATAAAGCAACTGGCAAAACATTCTTGAAATGCTACATTCACCCTTGAGGGGCCCTTGTTATCAAGGTCTGTAGACTGGAAGGagttcagagaaaaagcagcagcagaagaaatgagaatgaagaataaaagaatCAATGCTCAGGGAGACTTTGAAGCATACATTCCTTGTTTTAATGTCGTAACTAAACTCACATGGACATTTGTATCTGTGTGGCCCGCCACTAATCCTTTTCTTAGTCTTTATGAATTATTCAGGGCACAGGTTGTCTAGCACTGCTATGTTTAATGTAAGAATCCAGCAATCTTCTGAATCTGCTATTAACATCAAAAGGAGTACATGTATTATCACTTATAATACTCCAAGTGATGGAATAAATGAGCACAACAGAACTATAAAAATAACCCAGTAGAAATAATTAGTACACTTACTTATAAGGATAGAGAAATACTGAGAAAACCCAGGAATTTATGATCTAATACACAATAACAATACTCTGGAAGTATAAGTGCCtataaaagaaaagttatttttacagaCATTGCAAGGTCATTTTCA
This genomic stretch from Falco naumanni isolate bFalNau1 chromosome 7, bFalNau1.pat, whole genome shotgun sequence harbors:
- the SLC30A4 gene encoding zinc transporter 4 encodes the protein MAGPGLWTSIKSLLRRSEAPLFLNDSSAFDFSDEVGDEDFPRFNKLRVVVSDDASEAAPETPANGAPLALPSDDESLLERDGALRSGRAGRAGPCSGCSSRRERCKQRTVKRRLALAALLYLLFMTGELIGGYVANSLAIMTDALHMLTDLSGIILTLLALWLSAKSPTKRFTFGFHRLEVLSAILSVLLVYILMAFLLYEAVQRTIHMDYEINGDIMLITAAVGVAVNLIMGFLLNQSGHLHSHSHSHPHSHVPQSTSPNRAHSSSHSHSSLAVRAAFVHALGDLVQSIGVLVAAYIIRFKPEYKIADPICTYVFSILVVLTTVRILCDTGVIILEGVPRHLNVDRIKEDLMKIEDVYSIEDLNVWSLTAGKTTAIVHLQLVPGSSSKWEEVQSKARQLLLSTFGMYKCSVQLQSYKQEMNKTCLSCQSSSA